The following DNA comes from Photobacterium sp. DA100.
TCGATTTGGGCCGGGGACTCAGTGCCGCGTCTAACGCGGATGCGGGCTTCAAAGTGCACATGAACTTCACTGGCTGGCGTACCGTCGGCGTGTCACTGCAAAACGATATTCAAGGCCGCGAAGTAGAAGGGCAGGGGATCACCGACAACGGTTCCGGTGAAGGCCGCGGGATGAACAGCATGCCCGGTGGCCCGCGCAGCGACATGGATAGCATCCGCTTCACCGCGCCGGGGAAAGCCAAACAAGGGACATTCTATATCGATCGTGTCATGCTGTCGGTAGACGATGCCCGTTACCAATGGTCGGACGATCAGGTAACCACCCGTTATGATATTCCTGAGATTGATTTCGGGTTGCCGGCCCAGCTCCCTGTGGCTCAGCAGCACGAAATTGCCGCTGCCGAGTCTATCCGTGAGTCATTGATTGATGTCTTTATCGGGGCCGAGCGCCTCAAAGGGGTCAAGGCGTTTAATAGCCTGGAGACACTGCGCGAGCAGTATGCCTCGCTACGGATCAAGCGCGATGAAAACGGGGTGCTGTCTGGGCGCCATATCATTACCGGCAAGCAAAAAGTGATTTATCAGCCCGAATTCATGAAGGAAGAAGATAAAGCACTGTTTGCTGATTATGTCACCCTGTCAGAATACTCCAATATCCTGTTCAACATCGGGCGTTTTTGGCATAAAACCGACGAACCGGCCATCAAGCAGGAGCTGGCCGACATGTATGTGCTGATGACAGAGCATATTCTTGACCAGGGCTTTGTCGATGGCAGTAGTCTGGTGACTACTCACCACTGGGGCTATAGCTCGCGCTGGTGGTATATCTCTGCCATGCTGATGTCTGAGGTTCTGACCGAAGCCGAACTGCGCCAGCCGATATTCGATGCCTTACTGTGGTATTCACGTGAGTTCAAGGCCAACTTCGATATGGTCGCGGGACCGGAAAGTTCGGATCTGGATTACTTCAATACGCTTTCTCGTCAGCATTTGGCGCTGCTTATGCTCGAACCGGATCAGGACCGCCGCATCGCACTGCTGAAGAAGTTCGGTAACTACATCAATATCGCCCTGTCACAAACGCCGCCGGGAGGCTACGACGGTTTGCGCCCTGACGGAACCGCATGGCGCCATGAGGGGAACTATCCGGGGTATTCATTCCCGGCATTCAACAATGCCGCGCAGCTGGTGTATATGTTGCAGGGCACGCCGTTTAGCGTGAGCAGCGAAGGGCGTGCCGCCCTTAAGAAAGCGATGTTGTCGGCATGGATCTACAGTAACCCGGAAGTTGGCCTCGGCCTGTCTGGCCGCCATCCGTTTAACCCGCCTGCGGTGACCCACCTTGATGAGTCCTACCGTTGGCTCGCCCTGACCGGCAACCCGGAGACCGGCGAGAAAGTCGATAAGGCCCTGGCAGCGGCTTACTTGCAGATCACGGGGAAAACCGAGGCCGAATCGGTTGCCTTGTTCGGTGAAGCGATCACCCCGGCGGCATTGCCGCAAGGTTACTGGGCCTTTAACGGCGGGGCATTTGGTATTCACCGCTACCGGGACAACATGGTGACGATGAAAGCCTACAACAGCAATGTTTGGTCATCGGAAATCTATTACCGCGACAACCGATACGGTCGCTACCAAAGCCACGGTGCCGTCCAAGTTGTGCCGTTTGGCAAGCAGGCAGAGATAGGTTTTAGCCAGGACGGCTGGGACTGGAATCGGAATCCGGGTACCACAACCCTCCACCTGCTGCTGGAGCAGCTTGACAGCCCGAATTCACATACGCTGATGCTGCGCGGCGACCAGCCGTTCAGCGGGGCTTCCTCGC
Coding sequences within:
- a CDS encoding chondroitinase family polysaccharide lyase gives rise to the protein MNSLHKFSRLPLLISAVLGMSACSGLSVTQPTEQAAPPPVMQSQILAMTGETVPDYAEAGQGSSLSLSKARYVLGEQSLQWDWTANSTLVFRQPISLVTDMEARRTWGRAATQVLSFWVYNEVPVDDYMIVDLGRGLSAASNADAGFKVHMNFTGWRTVGVSLQNDIQGREVEGQGITDNGSGEGRGMNSMPGGPRSDMDSIRFTAPGKAKQGTFYIDRVMLSVDDARYQWSDDQVTTRYDIPEIDFGLPAQLPVAQQHEIAAAESIRESLIDVFIGAERLKGVKAFNSLETLREQYASLRIKRDENGVLSGRHIITGKQKVIYQPEFMKEEDKALFADYVTLSEYSNILFNIGRFWHKTDEPAIKQELADMYVLMTEHILDQGFVDGSSLVTTHHWGYSSRWWYISAMLMSEVLTEAELRQPIFDALLWYSREFKANFDMVAGPESSDLDYFNTLSRQHLALLMLEPDQDRRIALLKKFGNYINIALSQTPPGGYDGLRPDGTAWRHEGNYPGYSFPAFNNAAQLVYMLQGTPFSVSSEGRAALKKAMLSAWIYSNPEVGLGLSGRHPFNPPAVTHLDESYRWLALTGNPETGEKVDKALAAAYLQITGKTEAESVALFGEAITPAALPQGYWAFNGGAFGIHRYRDNMVTMKAYNSNVWSSEIYYRDNRYGRYQSHGAVQVVPFGKQAEIGFSQDGWDWNRNPGTTTLHLLLEQLDSPNSHTLMLRGDQPFSGASSLDGQFGMFAFKFKAPSMPKFDSSFTARKSTFSVADRVVMLGSDISNSSKGNATETTLFQHGITPQADEIWINGEQVRDMPYQTQLGQGDWLMDGHGNGYLITSDVTVEVRRQHQQSANDKTRRPTEGNFSVAWINHGNAPSDAGYEYLLVLDATAEKMTTLAEAYKGSGEKPYEVLREDSRVHVVRDKQTGVTAYAAFDSVSLDSGVVTQVAQPAIVMTRQLADGQLMVSGVTPDLNMTRYTEAKPTSVSVTLAGRWQPVTANDKVKVKTDSSTTTLTFEIYFGMVQELTLAPVS